Proteins encoded within one genomic window of Companilactobacillus sp.:
- a CDS encoding type II toxin-antitoxin system HicB family antitoxin gives MSVDSNVKREHNLLIYPIIISKFTDDSEYFVATSPIIPGMVTQGDTMADAAYWSIDAIATMMEDEDYPKSVDPSNWELNDNQIIVYVPVDMNKWIQNNSHLVNETITIPEYINTLAIENGIDVSQIATQALIKELRLE, from the coding sequence ATGTCTGTCGATTCAAATGTGAAACGAGAACACAATCTATTGATTTATCCAATAATCATTTCAAAATTTACAGACGATAGCGAATACTTCGTCGCTACGTCTCCAATTATTCCGGGAATGGTGACACAAGGAGACACGATGGCTGACGCAGCTTATTGGTCAATTGATGCAATTGCTACAATGATGGAAGATGAAGATTATCCAAAATCGGTGGATCCTAGTAACTGGGAACTAAACGATAATCAAATAATCGTCTATGTACCTGTTGATATGAATAAATGGATTCAAAATAATTCTCATTTAGTTAATGAGACAATTACTATTCCTGAATACATCAATACTTTAGCAATAGAAAATGGAATAGACGTTTCTCAAATTGCTACACAAGCTTTGATTAAAGAACTCAGATTAGAATAA
- a CDS encoding pyruvate oxidase, which produces MKVRASDKMVDIMSKWGIDNIYGIPGDSVDTTIDAMYRAQDKIKFTHVLHEEVAALSAAAHAKLTGEISACFSIGGPGAIHLMNGLYDAKMDHAPVLAILGCVNSKLINTDFFQEVDTHVLFADVAVYNKIVMDPQSLPRIVDEAIRTAISKRGVAVLTIPDDVPNHMIQDNYQPNVDTFKLEDLRVDSGEIDKALDLIETHEKPIVLAGRGIENAKEEAKEFIEKYKIPVIQTMPAKGLIDDDHPYNLGQLGKLGTKPAFEMMRKADLVIMLGTDYPYAPYLNKKVDAIQVDNDGDKLGKRRNVTVAIQGDTADVLRQLIDRGEEVSTRPFLDQAEAKITLWRKWLKDVYSKNHKGVLPSLLFHNISENAPSNAVWSIDVGTSTAFGARFINAKHTQKYTISAWLGTMGCALPGAIAAKKAYPDRPVYAIAGDGATSMVMQDFATAVRYDLPMLYIVLNNKLLAFIEYEQQSAGQQTYGISLPDIDFAKFAEAAGGIGERITTDQQFSEAIEKYRNPTKPVLLDVAVTDEAPLPGKIMMDEAKGYMKFGFVHLKDKGTMPTLPPFREIMRSFL; this is translated from the coding sequence ATGAAAGTACGTGCATCAGATAAGATGGTAGACATTATGTCCAAATGGGGCATAGACAATATTTATGGTATTCCCGGTGATTCAGTCGACACAACGATCGACGCTATGTATCGAGCTCAAGACAAGATCAAGTTCACTCACGTTTTGCATGAAGAAGTAGCTGCTTTGTCAGCTGCTGCCCATGCCAAGCTAACAGGTGAGATCAGTGCTTGCTTTTCAATTGGTGGACCAGGTGCTATTCACTTAATGAATGGACTTTACGATGCCAAAATGGACCATGCGCCAGTTCTAGCTATATTAGGTTGCGTTAACTCAAAATTGATCAATACCGACTTTTTCCAAGAAGTTGATACTCATGTTTTGTTCGCTGATGTTGCCGTTTACAACAAAATCGTTATGGATCCTCAATCACTTCCAAGAATCGTCGACGAAGCAATTAGAACTGCCATTTCAAAACGAGGAGTTGCTGTCCTAACAATTCCTGATGACGTTCCTAATCATATGATCCAAGATAACTATCAACCAAATGTTGACACATTTAAGCTTGAAGATTTGCGTGTTGACTCCGGCGAGATCGACAAGGCTTTGGACTTGATCGAAACTCATGAAAAGCCAATCGTCTTAGCCGGTCGTGGTATCGAAAATGCCAAAGAAGAAGCTAAAGAATTCATTGAAAAATATAAGATTCCGGTCATTCAAACAATGCCTGCTAAAGGCTTGATCGATGATGACCACCCATACAACTTGGGACAATTAGGTAAGTTAGGTACTAAGCCTGCTTTTGAAATGATGAGAAAAGCTGACTTAGTCATTATGCTTGGTACTGACTATCCATATGCACCATATTTGAATAAAAAAGTTGACGCTATTCAAGTCGACAATGATGGTGACAAACTAGGTAAACGTCGTAACGTGACTGTCGCTATCCAAGGTGACACTGCAGACGTCTTGCGTCAATTGATCGACCGTGGAGAAGAAGTATCAACACGTCCATTCTTAGACCAAGCCGAAGCTAAGATCACTCTTTGGAGAAAATGGCTCAAAGATGTTTACTCTAAGAACCATAAGGGTGTTCTTCCATCACTCTTGTTCCACAATATTTCCGAAAATGCTCCATCAAACGCTGTTTGGTCAATTGATGTTGGTACTTCAACTGCCTTTGGTGCCAGATTTATCAATGCTAAGCATACGCAAAAATACACCATCTCAGCTTGGTTAGGTACCATGGGATGTGCTTTGCCTGGTGCTATTGCTGCCAAAAAAGCTTATCCAGATCGCCCAGTTTATGCTATCGCTGGTGATGGTGCTACTTCAATGGTCATGCAAGACTTTGCTACAGCCGTAAGATACGACTTGCCAATGCTCTACATTGTCTTGAATAACAAATTGTTAGCCTTCATTGAATACGAACAACAATCTGCTGGTCAACAAACATACGGAATCTCGCTACCAGATATCGACTTTGCAAAATTTGCTGAAGCTGCTGGCGGTATCGGTGAACGTATCACAACTGATCAACAATTCAGTGAAGCAATCGAGAAGTATCGTAACCCAACTAAGCCAGTGCTTTTGGATGTTGCCGTTACTGATGAAGCTCCACTTCCTGGTAAGATCATGATGGATGAAGCTAAAGGATACATGAAGTTTGGTTTCGTTCACTTGAAAGACAAGGGTACAATGCCTACACTTCCTCCATTCAGAGAAATCATGAGATCATTCTTATAG
- a CDS encoding HdeD family acid-resistance protein encodes MVKQFQLYRWLRFIFLATAGILIVLEPTKSLDFIIYIVSAYVAFYGVLSLIDGFSLKRKTGENNMNMGFGVLALIVAILILFVAKFLVALVPPVLGIILLANGINQFRDSHETRKTVNVTPWLDYLYSALLIIAGVVFILNPSKTIIFLYQLFGVALIVLAFFEIINSRLYGRKK; translated from the coding sequence ATGGTCAAACAATTCCAACTCTACCGTTGGCTACGATTCATTTTCCTTGCGACTGCAGGGATCCTCATCGTTTTAGAGCCGACCAAAAGTTTGGACTTCATCATCTACATCGTCTCAGCTTATGTTGCTTTTTACGGAGTCCTGTCGTTGATCGACGGATTCAGTCTAAAACGTAAGACTGGGGAAAATAACATGAACATGGGATTCGGCGTCTTGGCGCTGATCGTGGCTATCTTGATCTTGTTCGTGGCAAAATTTCTAGTCGCATTGGTCCCACCTGTATTGGGGATCATCTTATTGGCTAACGGTATCAACCAATTCCGTGATTCGCACGAAACTAGAAAGACCGTCAACGTGACGCCTTGGCTAGATTATTTATACTCGGCGCTTTTGATCATCGCCGGAGTCGTGTTTATTTTGAACCCATCTAAAACGATCATCTTCTTATACCAACTATTTGGCGTAGCTTTGATCGTCTTAGCATTCTTTGAAATTATCAATTCACGACTCTATGGACGGAAAAAATAG
- the menB gene encoding 1,4-dihydroxy-2-naphthoyl-CoA synthase codes for MSKWETIKEYQEIFFERMGKVAKITINRPEKRNAFTPVTVQEMIEAFNYCRDDSSIGAIILTGEGDLAFCSGGDQSVRGNGGYVGPDHIARLNVLDLQHLIRIIPKPVIAMVRGWSVGGGNILQLVCDLTIAADNAKFMQTGPKVGSFDAGYGSAYLARVIGHKRAKEVWFMCKPYTADEAFQMGWINKVVPLADVEKVTLEWCDEILQKSPTAIRFIKAAMNADTDGLAGLQQMAGDSTMLFYTTDEGKEGRDAFLEKRDPDFDKFPKFP; via the coding sequence ATGAGTAAATGGGAAACTATTAAAGAATATCAAGAAATCTTTTTCGAACGAATGGGCAAAGTTGCCAAAATCACCATCAATCGTCCTGAAAAAAGAAATGCGTTTACACCTGTTACTGTACAAGAAATGATTGAGGCTTTCAATTATTGCCGCGACGATTCTTCAATTGGTGCCATTATTTTGACTGGTGAAGGCGACCTCGCCTTTTGTTCAGGTGGAGACCAAAGCGTCCGTGGAAATGGTGGATACGTTGGACCTGACCACATTGCTCGTTTGAACGTTCTAGACTTGCAACACTTGATCCGCATCATTCCTAAGCCTGTTATCGCGATGGTCCGGGGCTGGAGCGTTGGTGGAGGTAATATCTTGCAATTAGTTTGTGACCTTACTATTGCGGCCGACAATGCTAAGTTCATGCAAACTGGTCCAAAAGTTGGCTCATTTGACGCTGGATATGGTTCAGCTTACTTAGCACGTGTCATTGGCCACAAGCGTGCCAAAGAAGTTTGGTTCATGTGCAAGCCTTACACAGCTGACGAAGCTTTCCAAATGGGTTGGATCAACAAAGTCGTTCCCCTAGCTGACGTTGAAAAAGTTACACTTGAATGGTGCGACGAGATCTTGCAGAAGTCACCTACTGCAATTCGTTTCATCAAAGCAGCAATGAACGCTGACACCGATGGTCTTGCTGGTCTGCAACAAATGGCCGGAGACTCAACAATGTTGTTCTACACTACTGATGAAGGTAAAGAAGGTCGTGATGCATTCCTTGAAAAACGCGACCCAGATTTCGACAAATTTCCTAAGTTCCCATAG
- a CDS encoding APC family permease, whose product MSSLWSRMNRREDPNIYQDKDAHLSRVLRVRDFLALGVGTIVSTSIFTLPGVVAAQHAGAAVSLSFLAAAIVAGMVSFAYAEMSSTMPFAGSAYSWINVVFGEFWGWISGWALLAEYFIAVAFVGSGLSANFRGLIAPLGVKFPNALANTLGSNGGIMDITAVVVIALVAFLLSYGVSNAARVENVLVVLKVLAIILFIIVGLTAIHPQNYVPFIPSYHVNPDGSAFGGWQGIYAGVSEIFLAYIGFDSIAANAAEAKDPEKTMPRGIIGSLLIAVALFVAVSLVLVGMFHYSKYANNAEPVGWALRTAGHGTVATVVQAIAVIGMFTALIGMMMAGSRLLYSFGRDGMLSGWLGKLNKHNLPNNALLILTLVGIVIGALFPFAFLAQLISAGTLIAFMFVSVGIYAIRPREGKDLPKPGFKMPLYPVLPAIAFLGAFGVFWGLDIQAKMYAGVWFLIGLLIYFGYGIRHSYLNKKETKELTDLERAENAEEAEDNYQK is encoded by the coding sequence ATGAGTAGTTTATGGAGTCGAATGAATCGACGAGAAGATCCGAATATATATCAAGATAAAGATGCGCATTTATCACGTGTCTTGAGAGTTAGAGATTTCTTAGCATTAGGTGTTGGTACCATCGTTTCAACATCGATCTTTACTTTACCGGGTGTGGTTGCCGCACAACACGCTGGTGCTGCTGTTTCATTATCATTTTTAGCAGCCGCTATCGTTGCCGGCATGGTGTCTTTCGCCTATGCTGAAATGTCATCAACTATGCCATTCGCTGGTTCGGCTTATTCCTGGATCAACGTTGTCTTTGGAGAATTCTGGGGCTGGATCTCAGGTTGGGCCTTACTGGCAGAGTACTTTATCGCTGTAGCCTTTGTTGGTTCTGGACTGTCGGCCAACTTCCGGGGGTTGATCGCGCCGCTTGGTGTTAAGTTCCCAAATGCTTTGGCTAATACGCTAGGTTCAAACGGCGGGATCATGGATATCACTGCCGTGGTCGTAATTGCTTTAGTCGCATTTCTTCTATCATACGGAGTTTCAAATGCTGCCAGAGTCGAAAACGTCCTAGTTGTCCTAAAAGTTTTAGCAATCATTCTATTCATTATCGTTGGTTTAACAGCCATCCATCCACAAAACTATGTACCATTTATTCCTTCATATCATGTTAATCCTGATGGTTCAGCCTTTGGTGGCTGGCAAGGAATTTACGCCGGTGTTTCTGAAATTTTCTTAGCATATATCGGTTTTGATTCAATCGCCGCAAACGCTGCTGAAGCCAAAGATCCAGAAAAGACAATGCCTCGTGGAATCATCGGTTCATTATTGATCGCCGTAGCACTTTTCGTTGCCGTATCGTTAGTTCTAGTAGGTATGTTCCACTATTCTAAATACGCTAACAATGCTGAACCAGTTGGTTGGGCACTACGTACAGCTGGACACGGAACTGTTGCCACAGTCGTTCAAGCCATTGCTGTTATTGGTATGTTTACAGCCTTGATCGGTATGATGATGGCTGGATCACGTCTGCTTTATTCATTCGGACGTGATGGAATGCTTTCAGGTTGGTTAGGTAAATTAAACAAACACAACTTACCAAACAACGCATTATTGATCTTAACTTTAGTTGGTATCGTAATCGGAGCATTATTCCCATTCGCCTTTTTGGCACAGTTGATCTCAGCCGGAACTTTGATTGCGTTTATGTTCGTGTCAGTCGGAATCTACGCAATCAGACCAAGAGAAGGCAAGGACTTGCCAAAACCAGGCTTCAAGATGCCACTATACCCAGTATTACCAGCAATCGCCTTCTTAGGAGCATTCGGAGTATTCTGGGGCTTGGACATCCAAGCAAAAATGTACGCCGGAGTATGGTTCTTAATCGGACTATTAATCTATTTCGGCTACGGAATCAGACACTCATACTTAAATAAAAAAGAAACGAAGGAGTTAACCGACCTCGAGAGAGCAGAAAACGCAGAAGAGGCAGAGGATAACTATCAAAAATAG
- a CDS encoding PaaI family thioesterase — translation MNLLENLGIEVTDKSKTRVILKMKLEDKHMQPYKIMHGGISTVLAETAASIGANLNIDDDDSVAVGVDIMTHHLNPVKDGVLVTEATPVRVGNSIQTWTVTTHLDGHAIATSLSTVTLKKVALKTV, via the coding sequence ATGAATTTGTTAGAAAATTTAGGGATCGAAGTCACTGATAAAAGTAAGACTCGCGTGATCCTAAAGATGAAACTTGAAGATAAGCACATGCAGCCGTACAAGATCATGCATGGCGGTATCAGCACTGTGTTAGCTGAAACTGCTGCTAGTATCGGTGCCAACTTAAATATCGATGATGACGACAGCGTTGCCGTGGGCGTTGATATCATGACGCATCACCTTAACCCAGTTAAAGATGGGGTGTTAGTCACTGAAGCTACTCCAGTGCGAGTCGGCAATTCAATCCAAACTTGGACTGTGACGACTCACTTGGATGGACATGCTATCGCAACAAGCTTGAGTACGGTTACACTTAAAAAAGTAGCGCTAAAAACAGTATAA
- a CDS encoding aspartate aminotransferase family protein codes for MGAQTVGHNHEKDKRLIDRENQYFATAGRINYYDLVIDSAHGAILKDVDGNEYIDLLASASATNVGHTNDLVVKAIQDQAEKLIHYTPAYFHHVPEQELAEKLAKVAPGSTPKKVAFGNSGSESNDAIIKFSRAYTGRQYIVSYMNSYHGSTYGSMALSGVSLNMTRKMGPLMPGVVHVPYPDLYRREAGESEHDVAVRFFEAFKQPFESFLPADEVACVLIEPIQGDGGLVKAPEEYMQLVYNFCHEHGILFAVDEINQGMGRTGHMWGIQNYHDIEPDLMSVGKSLASGMPLSAVIGKADIMESLAAPAHVFTTSGNPVCCAAALATLDALEKDDLIEKSKVDGEYAKQRFEDMKEHHENVGDVRMFGLNGGIELVTDKISKKADPDFATKVISYAFEHGVVMITLRGNILRFQPPLVITRQELDQALDVLDEAFTAVENGEVSLPDTDTKIGW; via the coding sequence ATGGGAGCTCAAACAGTTGGCCATAATCACGAAAAAGATAAACGTCTGATCGATCGTGAGAATCAATATTTTGCTACTGCCGGCCGGATCAATTACTACGATCTAGTGATCGATTCAGCGCACGGTGCGATCCTCAAGGATGTAGACGGGAATGAATATATCGACTTGCTAGCTAGTGCATCTGCTACTAACGTCGGTCATACTAACGATTTGGTGGTCAAGGCCATTCAGGATCAGGCAGAAAAGCTCATCCATTACACACCTGCTTATTTTCATCATGTACCAGAACAAGAACTCGCTGAAAAATTAGCGAAGGTCGCACCTGGATCAACGCCTAAGAAAGTTGCTTTTGGAAATTCTGGTTCAGAATCAAATGATGCAATTATTAAATTTTCCCGAGCTTATACAGGACGTCAATATATTGTGTCGTATATGAATTCTTATCACGGCTCAACTTATGGTTCGATGGCATTATCTGGCGTCAGTTTGAACATGACTCGAAAAATGGGTCCATTGATGCCAGGAGTCGTCCACGTTCCATACCCAGACTTGTATCGCAGAGAAGCTGGAGAATCCGAACACGATGTGGCTGTCAGATTTTTTGAAGCCTTCAAGCAACCGTTTGAAAGCTTTTTACCAGCTGATGAAGTTGCTTGCGTTTTGATCGAACCTATTCAAGGAGATGGCGGACTCGTCAAAGCTCCTGAAGAATATATGCAGCTAGTCTATAATTTCTGCCACGAACATGGTATTTTATTCGCGGTCGATGAGATCAACCAAGGCATGGGTCGAACAGGCCATATGTGGGGTATTCAAAATTATCACGATATCGAACCCGACTTGATGTCGGTCGGCAAGTCGCTTGCTTCAGGGATGCCTTTGTCTGCTGTCATCGGCAAAGCTGACATCATGGAAAGTTTGGCAGCTCCAGCTCACGTTTTTACCACTTCGGGAAATCCAGTTTGTTGTGCAGCTGCTTTAGCAACCTTAGATGCGCTTGAAAAAGACGATTTGATCGAAAAATCTAAAGTTGACGGCGAGTATGCTAAGCAACGTTTTGAAGATATGAAAGAGCACCACGAAAACGTTGGGGATGTCAGAATGTTTGGCCTCAACGGAGGTATCGAATTAGTTACCGATAAAATCAGCAAAAAAGCTGATCCTGATTTTGCTACCAAAGTTATCAGTTACGCTTTTGAACATGGTGTCGTCATGATCACGTTAAGAGGGAATATTTTACGTTTTCAACCACCACTAGTAATTACACGTCAAGAATTAGATCAGGCTTTAGATGTGCTCGATGAGGCATTTACAGCTGTAGAAAATGGGGAAGTTAGTTTACCAGATACTGATACTAAGATCGGCTGGTAG
- a CDS encoding transporter substrate-binding domain-containing protein, whose translation MQKKHVRFCKTSAANLLKVLSVAFIFSLILVGCGKQSTASDSNKPLVVATSGTLYPTSYHNTKSQKLTGYDIEVVRAVAKKLNRKVIFKEYNVDGQLTAVKTGKADIAANDFSISPARKKEFAFSTPYKHSFSSMVVRKSDNSGINNWSDIKGKKAAGEAGTNYQRLAKKLGATLVNYDNVSNDVYLKDVKNGKTDLIMNDYYLQKLALAAVPNNGLKIMDNMYYMTKEDKAGAGMVMKKGNTKLQKQINKALSELQEDGTLTKISKQFYHADVTKKPTEKISRTFDE comes from the coding sequence ATGCAAAAGAAACACGTTAGATTTTGTAAAACAAGCGCCGCCAACTTATTAAAAGTTTTGTCAGTGGCGTTCATCTTCAGTTTGATCTTAGTAGGATGCGGCAAGCAAAGCACCGCATCCGATAGCAATAAGCCACTCGTGGTCGCAACATCAGGAACGCTTTATCCAACGTCTTATCACAATACGAAGTCGCAAAAGTTAACAGGTTACGACATTGAAGTAGTTCGTGCAGTAGCGAAAAAATTAAATCGCAAAGTGATCTTCAAAGAGTACAACGTCGATGGTCAATTGACAGCCGTTAAGACTGGCAAGGCCGACATTGCGGCCAACGATTTCAGCATTTCCCCTGCACGTAAGAAAGAATTCGCCTTTTCAACACCATACAAGCATTCGTTCAGTAGTATGGTCGTTCGAAAGTCTGACAACTCAGGCATCAATAACTGGTCAGATATCAAGGGTAAAAAAGCAGCCGGAGAAGCAGGAACTAATTACCAACGTTTAGCTAAAAAATTGGGTGCTACCTTGGTAAATTACGATAACGTCTCAAATGATGTTTATTTAAAAGATGTTAAAAATGGCAAGACAGATCTGATCATGAACGATTATTACTTACAAAAATTGGCTTTAGCAGCTGTACCAAACAACGGCTTAAAGATCATGGACAACATGTATTACATGACTAAAGAAGACAAAGCCGGTGCCGGAATGGTCATGAAGAAGGGCAATACTAAATTACAAAAACAGATCAACAAAGCTTTGTCAGAACTTCAAGAAGATGGAACTTTGACTAAAATATCTAAACAGTTCTATCACGCTGATGTCACTAAGAAGCCAACTGAAAAAATCTCAAGAACCTTTGATGAATAA
- a CDS encoding o-succinylbenzoate--CoA ligase produces the protein MENWLTKRAALSPNKVALIYQYTDFTFNELNSTVQLYASKLFNNGIHQGDRVGIFTANSFNGYIATLALQQLGVEIVFLNIRLSDEELNFQIKDSGVSVVLIDDATDDAQLEATTVKKTYMSEILSMEPSDSYQPVAEFDNDSVTSIMYTSGTSGRPKGVLQTFGNHFYSAIGMSLNLGINQKDSWVMTVPMFHISGFSIMMRSLIYGIPVYLIEHFDVDYINKILINERASIISLVPTMLKRCLNGLKTGQKYNPNFRCVFLGGGPIDNWTLLRCQMSEIPVIQSYGMTETASNVVALNFEDAERKVGSSGQPLFPVHLRITNPDEDGIGDIEIKAPNVAKGYLNQPKLFAAKITDDGFYRTGDLGHLDEENFLYINGRKDDMIISGGENIYPEEVENVYAKIDGLESIAIVGVPDDDWGQVPVAYITVGKNVFLNGPDLIEYGRNRLAHYKVPREFRLLKKMPLTSSGKILRRKLNEEEYEPL, from the coding sequence ATGGAAAATTGGCTAACCAAACGGGCAGCCTTAAGTCCTAACAAAGTTGCCCTAATTTACCAATATACTGATTTTACATTTAATGAATTGAACTCGACGGTCCAGCTGTACGCCTCGAAACTGTTCAACAACGGCATTCATCAAGGCGACCGCGTAGGGATTTTCACCGCTAATTCTTTCAACGGCTACATCGCCACCCTAGCCTTGCAACAATTGGGCGTGGAGATCGTCTTTTTAAACATCCGCTTGTCTGACGAAGAATTGAACTTCCAGATCAAGGATTCTGGCGTTTCAGTCGTCTTGATTGATGACGCCACCGATGATGCTCAACTAGAAGCTACGACTGTTAAAAAAACTTATATGTCCGAAATTTTGTCGATGGAGCCGTCTGACAGTTATCAGCCAGTTGCTGAATTCGACAATGACTCAGTAACTTCTATTATGTACACGTCTGGGACCTCTGGACGCCCAAAAGGAGTTCTGCAAACTTTCGGAAACCACTTTTATTCCGCCATCGGTATGTCGTTAAACCTAGGTATCAATCAAAAAGATTCTTGGGTCATGACCGTGCCAATGTTTCATATCTCAGGTTTTTCGATCATGATGCGGTCGTTGATCTACGGCATTCCCGTCTATTTGATCGAACATTTTGACGTTGACTACATCAACAAGATTTTGATCAACGAACGAGCTTCGATCATTTCATTAGTACCAACGATGCTCAAGCGTTGTCTCAATGGATTAAAGACCGGACAGAAGTACAATCCTAACTTTAGATGCGTCTTCTTAGGCGGCGGTCCGATCGATAATTGGACCTTGTTGCGTTGTCAAATGTCAGAAATACCAGTCATTCAGTCATACGGAATGACCGAGACAGCATCTAACGTCGTTGCATTAAACTTTGAAGATGCTGAAAGAAAAGTCGGATCATCCGGACAACCACTCTTTCCAGTGCACTTGCGGATCACCAATCCAGACGAAGACGGCATTGGCGATATCGAGATCAAGGCTCCTAACGTAGCGAAAGGCTACTTAAATCAACCAAAACTTTTTGCAGCGAAGATCACTGATGATGGCTTTTACCGTACCGGCGATTTGGGACATCTGGATGAAGAAAACTTCTTATATATCAACGGCCGAAAAGACGATATGATCATCTCAGGTGGAGAAAATATCTATCCTGAAGAAGTCGAAAATGTATACGCCAAGATCGATGGATTGGAGTCAATCGCAATCGTGGGCGTTCCAGATGACGACTGGGGCCAAGTGCCAGTGGCCTATATCACAGTCGGCAAGAACGTTTTCTTGAACGGACCAGACTTGATCGAGTACGGCCGCAATCGCTTGGCTCATTACAAGGTGCCACGAGAGTTTAGATTATTAAAAAAGATGCCACTCACCTCAAGTGGCAAGATATTGAGAAGAAAGTTGAATGAGGAAGAATACGAGCCATTATAG
- a CDS encoding amidase translates to MAYDATSLAKMIRDKQVSVSELIEQTQRKIDEQNPALNAVTHRRSQTGIAESIADSGPGPFAGVPSLLKVLGQQLSGEPDTASSKLLKDNVAPLTDNYVKSLQKAGLVILGQTNAPEFGFKNITDPDLYGPTRNPWNTDFSAGGSSGGAASAVSADIVPIAAASDGGGSIRIPASFSGLIGLKPTRGRVPVGPDGWRGWQGASINFALTRSVRDTATLLDSLQTVQLAAPFQTETHKPGFLKTLSQRVPEKIKIGYTTESPVGTPVSDEAKQAVKDAVKFLNQQGFSTYEAKPQTDGIALMKSYYIMNGGETAAMFESINHNLGRETTIDDMELTTWTIYQAGKLVTAADYSRSLGAWDKASYQADLFYNDYDLFLSPATAYPAPKIDQELMSQATIDKMKNVTELDKQERLDLIWEFFEASLTLSPFTQQANLTGQPAISLPTHVTKDGLPLGIEFTSRKGNEALLLQMSKLFEDEHQFKFLHPTEQL, encoded by the coding sequence ATGGCATATGATGCAACATCGCTCGCAAAAATGATACGTGATAAACAAGTCTCTGTCTCCGAACTCATCGAACAAACGCAACGCAAGATCGACGAACAAAACCCGGCTTTGAATGCAGTCACGCACCGTCGTTCTCAAACTGGAATCGCTGAATCGATCGCAGATAGCGGGCCTGGTCCGTTTGCTGGAGTACCAAGTTTATTGAAGGTCCTGGGCCAGCAGTTGAGTGGCGAACCCGATACCGCAAGTTCCAAGTTGCTTAAAGATAATGTTGCACCATTGACCGATAACTACGTGAAGTCGTTGCAAAAAGCCGGCTTAGTCATACTGGGCCAAACTAATGCTCCCGAATTTGGTTTCAAAAATATCACCGACCCAGATCTTTACGGTCCAACGAGAAATCCTTGGAATACCGATTTTTCAGCCGGTGGTTCTTCAGGTGGGGCAGCGAGTGCTGTTTCAGCTGACATCGTACCGATTGCTGCCGCAAGTGACGGTGGTGGTTCCATCAGAATTCCAGCGTCATTCTCTGGTTTGATTGGCTTAAAACCAACTAGAGGACGTGTCCCAGTAGGTCCAGATGGCTGGCGTGGTTGGCAAGGAGCATCGATCAACTTTGCCTTAACTCGCTCAGTTCGTGATACTGCCACCTTATTGGACAGTCTCCAGACAGTTCAACTAGCGGCACCATTTCAAACTGAAACACATAAACCAGGTTTCTTGAAAACGCTCAGTCAGCGTGTCCCTGAAAAAATCAAAATTGGCTACACGACTGAATCACCAGTTGGTACACCTGTGTCAGACGAGGCTAAACAAGCAGTTAAAGATGCAGTCAAATTTTTGAATCAACAGGGCTTTAGCACCTATGAAGCTAAGCCTCAGACTGACGGTATCGCCTTGATGAAATCTTATTACATCATGAATGGTGGCGAGACTGCAGCGATGTTCGAGTCGATCAACCACAACCTTGGTCGAGAAACGACGATTGACGATATGGAATTGACCACTTGGACGATTTATCAAGCTGGTAAGTTAGTCACAGCGGCTGATTATAGTCGCAGTTTAGGCGCGTGGGACAAGGCGAGTTACCAAGCTGATCTATTCTATAACGACTATGACTTGTTCCTGTCGCCAGCAACGGCCTATCCAGCTCCAAAGATCGACCAAGAATTGATGAGCCAGGCAACCATCGACAAGATGAAAAATGTCACTGAGCTCGACAAACAAGAACGATTGGACTTGATCTGGGAATTCTTTGAAGCTAGTTTGACCTTGTCGCCATTCACGCAACAAGCCAATCTGACAGGGCAACCGGCAATCAGTTTGCCAACGCATGTCACCAAAGACGGCCTGCCATTAGGAATTGAATTCACTAGTCGCAAGGGCAATGAAGCATTGCTTTTGCAAATGAGTAAACTATTCGAGGATGAGCACCAGTTCAAATTTTTACATCCAACCGAACAATTATAA